Proteins co-encoded in one Sulfurospirillum arsenophilum NBRC 109478 genomic window:
- a CDS encoding cytochrome b/b6 domain-containing protein gives MKKILVWGLYTRVSHVMLMVMMLAVFLTPEVKRLLTLHVALGYTLALLFLFRILWGFMDVKYSQFKDFNFSLMALKAYMLAIFGNKKEYIGHNPASSYAIIAMIVLTFLAVITGALTYGVKEGMGVFAFMNHTLFRDMKLFKEVHEFFSNALMAVIFAHIAGVLVDKIVHKSCALESMVDGYKLGDEEGLKLTLLQKIFGVLALGFSIFAFIYMLFAPNSLLIADGNPKMDYTKENGAFYKECISCHTLYPPFLLPQKSWVSMMDTLENHFGDDASLDVKTNESIKEFLVKNSAESSTKESSLRILASLKQEKTYLAITETPFWKNRHKKIDKAVFAQKEIGKPSNCKACHDNIENGLLNNRDIKRL, from the coding sequence ATGAAAAAAATCTTAGTCTGGGGACTTTACACACGCGTTTCCCATGTCATGCTGATGGTCATGATGCTGGCGGTTTTTCTCACACCTGAAGTCAAACGACTCCTTACATTACATGTAGCGCTGGGATACACACTCGCACTGCTTTTCCTCTTTAGAATTCTTTGGGGTTTTATGGATGTGAAGTATTCTCAATTTAAAGATTTTAATTTTAGTTTGATGGCTCTTAAAGCATATATGCTCGCCATTTTTGGCAACAAAAAAGAGTACATAGGACACAATCCAGCATCGAGTTATGCCATTATCGCGATGATTGTTTTGACTTTTTTAGCCGTTATCACCGGTGCTTTAACGTACGGTGTGAAAGAGGGCATGGGCGTGTTTGCTTTTATGAACCATACGCTTTTTCGCGATATGAAGCTTTTCAAAGAGGTACATGAGTTTTTCTCTAACGCGCTAATGGCAGTTATATTTGCGCACATCGCCGGTGTTTTGGTTGATAAAATTGTGCATAAGTCATGTGCCTTAGAGTCAATGGTGGATGGTTATAAGCTAGGCGACGAAGAGGGTTTGAAACTTACACTGTTGCAGAAAATATTTGGTGTTTTAGCGCTTGGTTTTTCTATTTTTGCATTTATTTATATGCTATTTGCTCCCAATAGTCTTTTGATCGCCGATGGTAACCCGAAAATGGACTATACCAAAGAGAATGGAGCGTTTTACAAAGAGTGTATCAGTTGCCATACACTCTATCCTCCCTTTTTACTGCCACAAAAGTCGTGGGTGAGTATGATGGACACATTGGAAAACCATTTTGGAGACGATGCCTCTTTGGATGTAAAAACGAACGAATCTATTAAGGAATTTTTAGTGAAAAACAGCGCAGAGTCTTCCACTAAAGAGTCTTCTTTACGTATTCTAGCAAGCTTGAAACAGGAGAAAACTTATCTTGCTATCACCGAAACGCCTTTTTGGAAAAATCGCCACAAAAAGATCGATAAAGCTGTTTTTGCACAAAAAGAAATCGGAAAACCATCCAATTGTAAGGCATGCCATGATAATATTGAAAATGGCTTACTTAACAATAGAGACATTAAAAGGCTGTAA
- a CDS encoding diheme cytochrome c: MKKILLITALGLSLAFAGSVAPADNAQYQKECASCHFGYQPALLNKASWEKVMGNLSDHFGTDASLGKVEREQILNYLVTNAGSGKITANNSSMQITKSPYFMKEHRKIPAKFIEQKEVNSIANCLACHTTADKGNYSERAIVIPNYGRWE, translated from the coding sequence ATGAAAAAGATACTTTTAATCACAGCACTTGGACTGAGCCTCGCCTTTGCAGGCAGTGTCGCACCCGCTGATAATGCCCAGTACCAAAAAGAGTGTGCGAGTTGCCATTTTGGTTATCAACCCGCCCTTCTTAACAAAGCTTCGTGGGAAAAGGTAATGGGAAATCTCAGTGATCACTTTGGTACAGACGCCTCTTTGGGCAAGGTTGAGCGTGAGCAGATTTTGAACTATCTTGTTACCAACGCAGGAAGTGGTAAAATAACCGCTAACAATAGTTCTATGCAGATCACAAAGTCACCTTATTTTATGAAAGAGCATCGCAAAATTCCTGCAAAATTCATTGAGCAAAAAGAGGTGAATTCAATCGCTAATTGTCTAGCGTGCCACACCACAGCAGATAAAGGTAATTACAGTGAACGTGCTATTGTAATTCCAAATTACGGGAGATGGGAATGA